One genomic region from Nocardioides plantarum encodes:
- a CDS encoding dipeptidase — MSDAIRTRVTELLPGIRKDLEDLVRIESVSADPARASEVQRSAEAVAELFRAEGFASVDIVSAEGGAPAVIAHKPGPAGAPTVLLYAHHDVQPENDHAEWDSPPFEPTERGDRLYGRGAADDKAGIAAHLGALRVFGDELPVSVTMFIEGEEEVGSDTLPALLAEHQEALRADVIVIADSGNWDIGEPALTTSLRGLVRADIEVRTLTHAVHSGMWGGLVPDSLIALSRVIASLHDDAGDVAIEGLHAGPAADVVYPEERLRAESGAVPGIEWIGTGSAVERLWTKPALSITGLDAPKVDGASNTLVAAARAKISLRVAPGDTTANALACLRAHVEKHVPWGAELTFTVVDTGEPTAIDATGPAYEAARAAFAEAWDGTAPVDMGVGGSIPFIAEFLEAFPEASVLVTGVEDPDTRAHGANEGLHLAEFEKVVLAEALLLRNLGGLGAQ, encoded by the coding sequence ATGAGCGACGCCATCCGCACCCGAGTGACCGAGCTGCTTCCCGGCATCAGGAAGGACCTCGAGGACCTGGTCCGCATCGAGTCCGTGAGCGCCGACCCGGCCCGCGCGAGCGAGGTGCAGCGCAGCGCCGAGGCCGTGGCCGAGCTGTTCCGGGCCGAGGGGTTCGCGAGCGTCGACATCGTCTCGGCGGAGGGTGGCGCGCCCGCCGTGATCGCCCACAAGCCCGGGCCCGCGGGGGCGCCGACCGTGCTGCTCTACGCCCACCACGACGTGCAGCCCGAGAACGACCACGCCGAGTGGGACAGCCCGCCGTTCGAGCCCACCGAGCGCGGTGACCGGCTCTACGGGCGCGGCGCCGCCGACGACAAGGCCGGCATCGCCGCCCACCTCGGAGCCCTGCGGGTGTTCGGCGACGAGCTCCCGGTCAGCGTGACCATGTTCATCGAGGGCGAGGAGGAGGTCGGCTCCGACACCCTCCCGGCCCTGCTCGCCGAGCACCAGGAGGCCCTGCGCGCCGACGTCATCGTCATCGCCGACTCCGGCAACTGGGACATCGGCGAGCCCGCCCTGACCACGAGCCTGCGCGGCCTGGTCCGCGCCGACATCGAGGTGCGCACCCTCACCCACGCCGTTCACTCCGGCATGTGGGGCGGTCTGGTGCCCGACTCGCTCATCGCGCTGAGCCGGGTCATCGCCAGCCTGCACGACGACGCGGGCGACGTCGCGATCGAGGGCCTCCACGCCGGCCCGGCTGCCGACGTGGTCTACCCCGAGGAGCGACTGCGCGCCGAGTCCGGTGCCGTGCCCGGCATCGAGTGGATCGGTACCGGCTCCGCCGTCGAGCGGCTGTGGACCAAGCCCGCCCTGAGCATCACCGGTCTCGACGCACCCAAGGTCGACGGCGCCAGCAACACCCTCGTGGCGGCGGCCCGGGCCAAGATCAGCCTGCGCGTGGCCCCCGGCGACACCACGGCCAACGCGCTGGCGTGCCTGCGCGCCCACGTCGAGAAGCACGTGCCCTGGGGTGCCGAGCTGACCTTCACCGTCGTCGACACCGGTGAGCCGACCGCGATCGACGCCACCGGCCCGGCCTACGAGGCCGCCCGCGCCGCCTTCGCCGAGGCGTGGGACGGCACCGCCCCGGTCGACATGGGCGTCGGCGGCTCGATCCCCTTCATCGCCGAGTTCCTCGAGGCCTTCCCCGAGGCCAGCGTGCTGGTCACCGGGGTCGAGGACCCCGACACCCGCGCGCACGGCGCCAACGAGGGGCTCCACCTCGCCGAGTTCGAGAAGGTCGTGCTCGCCGAGGCCCTCCTGCTGCGCAACCTGGGTGGGCTCGGAGCTCAGTGA
- a CDS encoding sterol carrier family protein, with translation MPSRLRPADPLAVAAAIDRLSAGTAERADLRLLVKHFLALLEDKAPGASVEVRVPPYAAVQVVPGVRHTRGTPPAVVETDAETWIALATGSMAWVDALTDAKVVASGERTDLSVYLPLG, from the coding sequence GTGCCCTCCCGACTGCGTCCCGCCGACCCGCTCGCGGTCGCCGCGGCGATCGACCGGCTGAGCGCGGGCACGGCCGAGCGGGCCGACCTGCGGCTGCTGGTCAAGCACTTCCTCGCGCTGCTCGAGGACAAGGCGCCCGGCGCCTCCGTCGAGGTCCGGGTCCCGCCGTACGCCGCCGTCCAGGTGGTGCCCGGCGTCCGCCACACCCGCGGCACCCCACCGGCGGTCGTCGAGACCGACGCCGAGACCTGGATCGCCCTGGCCACCGGCTCGATGGCCTGGGTCGACGCCCTCACCGACGCCAAGGTCGTCGCCTCCGGCGAGCGCACCGACCTCTCGGTCTACCTGCCGCTGGGATAG
- a CDS encoding NAD-dependent epimerase/dehydratase family protein, protein MTGASGFCGGAVARLLDAEGHHVVTLGRRPAGVGEWRRWEAATDAPDLADVDAVIHLAAAVGDPRPGLDAREFERVNVDGARRLLSAAGRRPVVWVSSSSVYDPRPDRRLVTEDHPTDGGHLNAYGRTKARGDRLALDAGAVVLRPRAVYGPGDPHLLPRLLRAVRRGRVLLPGADVELTLTHVDNLATACVAALGWSPGPYNVADGAPVRRDETLARVLGAALARPVAVGHLPLPVARAAARGLDALARVTRREPLLTPYAVDTLAHPFCLDTTRARATGWQPAGLMADYLTSLERCPPDCVPPTRSRSPRRSTG, encoded by the coding sequence GTGACGGGGGCCAGCGGCTTCTGCGGCGGCGCCGTCGCCCGGCTGCTCGACGCCGAGGGGCACCACGTCGTGACCCTCGGTCGTCGGCCGGCTGGCGTGGGGGAGTGGCGGCGCTGGGAGGCCGCGACCGACGCGCCCGACCTGGCCGACGTCGACGCCGTCATCCACCTCGCCGCCGCCGTCGGCGACCCGCGCCCCGGTCTCGACGCCCGCGAGTTCGAGCGGGTCAACGTCGACGGCGCGCGCCGGCTGCTGTCGGCGGCGGGGCGCCGCCCGGTGGTGTGGGTCAGCTCCTCCAGCGTCTACGACCCGCGCCCCGACCGCCGCCTGGTCACCGAGGACCACCCCACCGACGGCGGTCACCTCAACGCCTACGGCCGTACCAAGGCCCGCGGCGACCGGCTCGCCCTCGACGCCGGCGCGGTGGTGCTCCGACCGCGTGCGGTCTACGGGCCCGGTGACCCGCACCTGCTGCCGCGCCTGCTCCGCGCCGTACGCCGTGGCCGCGTCCTGCTCCCCGGCGCCGACGTCGAGCTGACGCTGACCCACGTCGACAACCTCGCCACCGCCTGCGTCGCGGCACTGGGCTGGTCGCCCGGGCCCTACAACGTCGCCGACGGGGCGCCCGTACGCCGCGACGAGACCCTCGCCCGGGTGCTCGGGGCGGCCCTCGCCCGACCGGTGGCCGTCGGCCACCTCCCGCTGCCCGTCGCCCGCGCGGCCGCGCGGGGTCTCGACGCGCTGGCCCGGGTGACCCGGCGCGAGCCGCTGCTGACGCCGTACGCCGTCGACACGCTGGCGCACCCCTTCTGCCTCGACACGACCCGCGCCCGCGCGACGGGGTGGCAGCCGGCCGGACTGATGGCCGACTACCTCACTAGTCTCGAGAGGTGCCCTCCCGACTGCGTCCCGCCGACCCGCTCGCGGTCGCCGCGGCGATCGACCGGCTGA
- a CDS encoding cytochrome P450 encodes MTPARRRDRRVYTASHPVLFALMAGARRTPLRRLGSRIIVSGHDEVRAVLTDVPLDRTDDRTTGGAIRRHEGEGALFDQSGDEHRASRRSLAARLDSRGVAALRPRWATVLDDAVALLRAGGQLDVCRLADEVSGRTTAALLDLDLASGEHAELARAARRTASDAAAAELPSWRRAAYRDHLAEAFGGRVDPLGKMLALAAVTTTYAAIPRAVAWVADEGWWDDCRDAQRRAVLVGELLRVLAPTPLLPRVAASPATVGGRRVTPDDQLLLMVRHAVDAHRRDPSVDDPAPAAVSRLVFGAGPHACPGAGLARAQLDDVLAALSDVRPRVVRSRADRRAALPAWRELVVVAR; translated from the coding sequence GTGACGCCCGCTCGTAGGCGGGACCGGCGGGTCTACACCGCGTCGCATCCCGTCCTGTTCGCCCTGATGGCCGGCGCGCGCCGCACACCCCTGCGCCGCCTGGGCTCCCGCATCATCGTCAGCGGCCACGACGAAGTGAGAGCAGTGCTCACCGACGTGCCGCTCGACCGCACCGACGACCGCACGACCGGCGGTGCCATCCGTCGCCACGAGGGCGAGGGAGCGCTGTTCGACCAGTCCGGCGACGAGCACCGCGCCTCGCGCCGGAGCCTCGCCGCACGGCTCGACTCGCGCGGCGTCGCGGCACTGCGACCGCGGTGGGCCACCGTCCTCGACGACGCCGTCGCCCTGCTCCGCGCGGGAGGGCAGCTCGACGTCTGCCGGCTCGCCGACGAGGTCTCCGGACGCACTACCGCCGCGCTGCTCGACCTCGACCTCGCTTCCGGCGAGCACGCCGAGCTGGCCCGGGCCGCCCGTCGTACGGCGTCCGACGCGGCGGCCGCCGAGCTGCCGTCCTGGCGCCGCGCGGCCTATCGCGACCACCTGGCCGAGGCGTTCGGCGGGCGGGTCGACCCGCTCGGCAAGATGCTCGCGCTCGCGGCCGTCACCACGACGTACGCCGCGATCCCGCGTGCGGTCGCGTGGGTCGCCGACGAAGGGTGGTGGGACGACTGCCGCGACGCGCAGCGGCGGGCGGTGCTGGTCGGTGAGCTGCTCCGGGTGCTCGCGCCGACGCCGCTGCTGCCGCGGGTGGCCGCCTCGCCGGCGACCGTGGGCGGACGCCGGGTGACGCCCGACGACCAGCTGCTGCTGATGGTGCGCCACGCGGTCGACGCCCACCGGCGCGACCCGTCCGTCGACGACCCGGCGCCCGCGGCCGTGTCCCGGCTCGTCTTCGGCGCCGGCCCGCACGCCTGTCCCGGCGCCGGCCTCGCCCGCGCCCAGCTCGACGACGTGCTCGCCGCGCTGTCCGACGTCCGGCCCCGCGTCGTACGCTCCCGGGCCGACCGGCGTGCGGCCCTGCCGGCCTGGCGCGAGCTCGTGGTCGTGGCGCGGTGA